A single region of the Salvelinus sp. IW2-2015 linkage group LG20, ASM291031v2, whole genome shotgun sequence genome encodes:
- the il12bb gene encoding interleukin-12 subunit beta, with protein sequence MYMLLLNVLYLILHMASSSRHETVVTLMPNVLVVKVDRKVFTETQVPLRCGDYQDTEVIWRNGEEHLENKGNQINVEVVEMMGGNYSCHNAAGDYLNHTLVLVQDIPSPNRTRRVLEKSHDTDKDEYIRCLAKNYSGIFHCSWKKTEYRMSAAVVFVQVGRTXSCSVDSDGEGLTCQDXDSCPFAEELSRIKLTVYFRTNYLLEDYTITPFYIREIVKPDKIDITKVEGNTFQWRYPATWSRPCPYFPLTFRVKVVQHEASCDSKEKVLISETNINATEFTVRSSYKKYCFCLGAKDDLVDSQWSQWTRHEVKNKPKKH encoded by the exons ATGTACATGTTGCTGCTCAACGTCCTGTATCTCATCCTACATATGGCATCGAGCAGCCGACATGAGACCGTTGTGACTCTCATGCCAAATG TACTTGTCGTCAAGGTGGATCGAAAGGTCTTCACTGAGACGCAGGTCCCTCTGCGATGCGGGGACTACCAGGACACAGAGGTGATCTGGAGGAATGGCGAGGAGCATCTAGAAAACAAAGGGAACCAGATAAATGTGGAAGTGGTGGAGATGATGGGAGGGAACTACAGCTGCCACAACGCTGCTGGAGACTACCTCAACCACACTCTGGTGCTGGTGCAGGACATACCATCACCCAACAGAACGAGACGCGTCCTGGAGAAGTCACATGACACAGACAAAGatg AGTACATCAGATGTTTGGCGAAAAATTACAGTGGAATATTTCATTGCTCTTGGAAGAAGACCGAATATCGGATGTCAGCAGCTGTTGTTTTTGTCCAAGTAGGACG CACCAKCTCCTGCTCCGTAGACAGTGATGGTGAAGGCCTGACCTGTCAGGACYGGGATAGCTGCCCCTTTGCTGAGGAGTTGTCCCGCATCAAACTCACTGTATACTTCAGGACTAACTACCTCCTAGAGGACTACACCATCACGCCCTTCTACATCCGAGAAATAG TGAAACCAGACAAGATCGACATCACCAAGGTGGAGGGGAACACATTTCAGTGGAGGTACCCGGCGACATGGAGCCGCCCATGCCCTTACTTCCCCCTCACATTCCGAGTCAAAGTGGTCCAACACGAGGCAAGCTGTGACTCTAAGGAAAAG GTGTTGATAAGTGAAACCAACATAAATGCAACAGAATTCACTGTTCGTTCcagctacaaaaaatattgtttctgCCTCGGGGCAAAGGATGACCTGGTTGACTCCCAATGGAGCCAGTGGACACGTCATGA GGTGAAGAATAAACCTAAGAAACATTGA
- the ublcp1 gene encoding ubiquitin-like domain-containing CTD phosphatase 1 — MSVSVIIKWGGQDYSISTLSEEDTVLDLKQSIKSLTGVLPERQKLLGLKVKGKPAEDDVKLGSLKLKPNTKIMMMGSREESLEDVLAPPPENDDVVNDFDIEEEVIEVENREENLAKIARRVKDYKVEEMNPPREGKRLLVLDVDYTLFDHKSCAETGQELMRPFLHEFLTSAFEDYDIVIWSATSMKWIDAKMKELGVTDNPNYKITFMLDSAAMITVHTPKRGVVEVKPLGVIWGKYSEFYSKRNTIMFDDIGRNFLMNPQNGLKIRPFMKAHLNREKDKELFKLSQYLKEIAKLEDFSFLNHKHWERYLSKKQSQ; from the exons ATGTCTGTGTCTGTAATCATTAAATGGGGTGGACAGGACTACTCCATCAGTACACTCTCTGAAGAGGACACTGTGCTGGACCTCAAGCAGTCTATCAAGTCCCTGACTGGGGTTcttccagagagacagaaactCCTAGGATTAAAAGTAAAAG gtAAACCAGCAGAGGATGACGTGAAGCTGGGCTCACTGAAGCTGAAACCCAATACCAAGATCATGATGAtgggcagcagagaggagagtctG GAAGACGTTTTAGCACCTCCCCCGGAGAATGATGACGTTGTCAATGACTTTGACATWGAAGAAGAGGTGATTGAAGTAGAGAACAG AGAGGAGAACTTGGCCAAGATAGCCCGCCGTGTCAAAGACTACAAAGTGGAGGAGATGAACCCACCCAGGGAAGGAAAGAGGCTGCTAGTACTAGATGTGGACTACACATTGTTTG ATCACAAGTCATGTGCAGAGACAGGTCAAGAGCTCATGAGGCCCTTTCTCCATGAGTTCTTGACCTCTGCGTTTGAAGACTATGACATTGTAATTTGGT CTGCCACGAGTATGAAGTGGATTGATGCTAAAATGAAA GAGCTGGGAGTGACAGACAACCCTAACTACAAGATCACCTTCATGCTGGACAGTGCAGCCATGATCACAGTGCACACACCTAAGAGGGGTGTAGTGGAR GTGAAGCCTCTCGGGGTGATATGGGGCAAGTACAGTGAGTTCTACAGCAAGaggaacaccatcatgttcgacGACATTGGCAGAAATTTCCTCATGAACCCACAGAACGGACTGAAG ATTCGTCCATTCATGAAAGCGCACTTAAACCGTGAGAAAGACAAAGAGCTCTTCAAACTGTCTCAGTATCTTAAAGAGATTGCCAAACTGGAGGACTTCTCTTTTCTCAACCACAAGCATTGGGAGAG GTATCTGTCAAAGAAACAGAGCCAGTGA